From Dasypus novemcinctus isolate mDasNov1 chromosome 11, mDasNov1.1.hap2, whole genome shotgun sequence, one genomic window encodes:
- the C11H6orf47 gene encoding uncharacterized protein C6orf47 homolog, which yields MFLRRLGGWLPRPWGRRKPRPDLLAPEPRQVDSSPENSGSDWDSAPETMGDVEPPKAEGPGAQRSSGTGPELNREPPVEQLGSKRRGSLKGKKAVTGAEESERLEAERGTPKPGWDPVDSGGLRRPGVPPEGLLRSPGSEAPVEKPGRRQKLLGWLRGEPGGGAKDPSLYLGGPEERLQISTNLTLHLLELLASALLGLCSRPLRAALDALGLRGPLGLWLHGLLSFLAALHGLHAVLSLLTAHPLHFACLFGLLQALVLAVSLREPSGEEGAPDWEPERSGREGEEPTGAPGKGL from the coding sequence ATGTTCCTGCGGCGGCTTGGTGGCTGGCTACCCCGCCCGTGGGGCCGCCGGAAACCGAGGCCTGACCTGCTTGCCCCAGAACCGAGACAAGTGGACAGCTCCCCAGAGAATTCAGGGAGTGACTGGGACAGCGCCCCAGAAACCATGGGAGATGTGGAGCCTCCCAAAGCCGAGGGCCCAGGGGCACAGAGGAGCTCTGGGACTGGCCCAGAACTAAACCGGGAGCCCCCAGTTGAGCAGCTGGGGAGCAAAAGAAGGGGTTCCCTCAAGGGGAAGAAGGCTGTCACTGGTGCTGAAGAGTCTGAGAGACTGGAGGCTGAAAGGGGCACTCCCAAACCGGGTTGGGATCCTGTGGACTCAGGTGGCTTGAGGAGACCTGGGGTGCCCCCTGAAGGGCTACTGAGGTCCCCTGGGTCTGAAGCCCCAGTGGAGAAGCCCGGCCGGCGCCAGAAGCTGCTGGGCTGGCTGCGGGGCGAGCCGGGTGGTGGAGCAAAGGATCCCTCGCTGTATCTGGGGGGCCCAGAGGAGCGTCTTCAGATCTCCACGAACCTGACCCTGCACCTGCTGGAGCTGCTGGCCTCAGCTCTGCTGGGGCTGTGCTCGCGGCCGCTGCGGGCAGCCTTGGACGCTTTGGGCCTGCGCGGGCCGCTGGGTCTCTGGCTGCACGGGCTTCTGTCCTTCCTGGCTGCCCTGCACGGGCTCCACGCCGTGCTGAGTCTACTCACCGCCCACCCCCTGCACTTCGCCTGTCTCTTTGGCCTCTTGCAGGCCCTGGTGCTGGCTGTCAGCCTTAGGGAGCCCAGCGGGGAGGAAGGGGCCCCTGACTGGGAGCCTGAGCGatcagggagggagggggaggagccgACGGGAGCTCCGGGGAAGGGGCTGTGA
- the GPANK1 gene encoding G patch domain and ankyrin repeat-containing protein 1: MPRPSLINFTPASDPNDLWKDGQQQPPPEEPEPALDGAAARAFYEALIGDESLPPEPQISPQPEPSRVRKRKKRMSRMPVAEAAATAALGRHGQGRSLEVEDKMTQWILRAAQEGDLAELQRLLDPREAGGAGGNINARDTFWWTPLMCAARAGQGAAVRYLLDRGAAWVGVCELGGRDAAQLAEEAGFPEVARMVRESHGERRSPENRPHSPSPQYCETCGAHFQDSNHSTSTAHLLSLSWVPQPSNLPPGVSASNPGFKLLLRGGWEPGMGLGPRGEGRASPIPTVLKRDQEGLGYRSPPQPRVTHFPAWDTRAVAGRERAPRVATLSRKEERRREEKGRAWERDLRRYMSLEF, from the exons ATGCCCAGGCCTTCTCTTATCAACTTCACCCCAGCCAGTGACCCCAACGACCTCTGGAAAGATGGGCAGCAGCAGCCACCGCCTGAGGAGCCAGAGCCAGCCCTGGATGGGGCTGCAGCCCGGGCCTTCTACGAGGCCCTCATCGGGGATGAGAGCCTTCCCCCAGAACCTCAGATATCTCCTCAACCTGAGCCTTCCAGggtgagaaagaggaagaagagaatgaGCAGGATGCCTGTAGCAGAAGCAGCAGCAACGGCAGCATTGGGGAGACACGGACAAGGGAGATCCCTTGAAGTCGAGGACAAGATGACTCAGTGGATACTGAGGGCAGCCCAGGAGGGGGACCTGGCAGAACTTCAAAGGCTGCTGGATCCCCGTGAAGCAGGGGGAGCCGGAGGGAACATCAATGCCCGGGACACCTTCTGGTGGACTCCCCTGATGTGTGCTGCCCGAGCAGGCCAGGGGGCAGCCGTGCGCTATCTCCTGGACCGCGGGGCCGCCTGGGTGGGAGTCTGTGAGCTAGGTGGCCGGGATGCTGCCCAGCTGGCTGAAGAAGCAGGCTTCCCTGAGGTGGCCCGCATGGTCAGAGAGAGCCACGGAGAGAGGAGGAGCCCAGAGAACCG gccccactccccctctccccagtaCTGCGAGACCTGTGGTGCCCACTTCCAAGACTCCAACCACAGCACATCCACTGCTCACCTGCTGTCGCTGTCCTGGGTTCCCCAGCCCTCCAACCTGCCCCCGGGAGTCTCTGCCTCCAATCCAGGCTTCAAGCTGCTGCTGAGGGGGGGCTGGGAACCAGGGATGGGACTGGGGCCTCGGGGCGAGGGCCGTGCCAGCCCCATCCCCACTGTCCTCAAAAGGGACCAGGAGGGACTAGGCTACAGATCACCACCCCAGCCCCGGGTCACACACTTTCCAGCTTGGGATACCCGGGCCGTGGCCGGGAGGGAGCGAGCCCCTCGAGTGGCCACTCTCAGCCGGAAAGAGGAGAGAAGGCGTGAGGAGAAGGGGAGGGCCTGGGAGCGCGATCTCAGGAGGTACATGAGCCTTGAGTTCTGA